A portion of the Minwuia thermotolerans genome contains these proteins:
- the miaA gene encoding tRNA (adenosine(37)-N6)-dimethylallyltransferase MiaA: MNESPERKQGGNEALLILGPTASGKSALALAAAQDFGGVVINADSMQVYRDLRIITARPGERALAAAPHRLYGFLDAAEICSAARWAGLAAGEVQAARAAGRLPIVVGGSGLYVRALLEGFSPIPDIDPAHRKAAAAKLAELGGERFRALLAEADAETAARLHAGDSQRLIRAWEVWLGTGRPLSEWQTLPPEPPSLDLDLLKVVLLPDRKMLYERCDARFGEMLEEGAMAEVRALAARGLDPDLPAMKALGVPQLIAADRGEIGLETAVTEARTLTRRYAKRQVTWLRHQIISDITHDAQHMERMKADIFPKISEFLLTRS; this comes from the coding sequence ATGAACGAGTCTCCGGAGCGGAAGCAGGGGGGGAACGAGGCCCTGCTGATACTCGGCCCGACGGCCAGCGGCAAGTCCGCGCTGGCGCTGGCCGCCGCGCAGGATTTCGGCGGGGTCGTGATCAATGCCGATTCCATGCAGGTCTACCGCGACCTGAGAATCATTACCGCCCGGCCCGGCGAGCGGGCGCTGGCCGCCGCGCCGCACCGGCTCTACGGCTTTCTCGACGCGGCGGAGATCTGTTCGGCGGCCCGCTGGGCCGGCCTGGCCGCCGGAGAGGTGCAGGCCGCCCGCGCGGCCGGGCGCCTGCCTATCGTCGTCGGCGGCTCGGGGCTCTATGTCCGCGCCCTGCTGGAGGGCTTCTCGCCGATCCCCGACATCGATCCGGCGCACCGCAAGGCGGCGGCAGCGAAGCTGGCCGAACTGGGCGGCGAACGGTTCCGCGCCTTGCTGGCCGAGGCCGACGCGGAAACGGCGGCGCGGCTGCATGCGGGCGACAGCCAGCGGCTGATCCGCGCCTGGGAGGTCTGGCTGGGCACCGGCCGGCCGCTTTCCGAATGGCAGACGCTGCCGCCGGAGCCGCCGTCGCTGGATCTGGACCTGCTGAAGGTCGTCCTGCTGCCCGACCGGAAGATGCTCTACGAACGCTGCGACGCCCGCTTCGGCGAGATGCTGGAGGAGGGCGCCATGGCGGAGGTCCGCGCGCTGGCGGCGCGCGGCCTGGACCCGGATCTGCCCGCCATGAAGGCGCTGGGCGTGCCGCAGCTCATCGCCGCCGATAGGGGCGAGATCGGGCTGGAGACTGCCGTAACGGAAGCCCGCACCCTGACCCGCCGTTACGCGAAGCGGCAGGTGACATGGCTCAGGCATCAGATAATTTCCGACATCACCCATGATGCGCAACATATGGAAAGAATGAAGGCCGATATCTTTCCGAAAATAAGCGAATTCCTGTTGACCCGTTCCTGA
- a CDS encoding acetolactate synthase 3 large subunit, with product MSTKTMTGAEILIKALVDQGVDTVFGYPGGAVLPIYDALFQQNSIRHILVRQEGGAVHAAEGYARSTGKPGVVLVTSGPGATNAVTGLTDALMDSIPVVCLTGQVATHMIGNDAFQECDTTGITRPCTKHNYLVKSTDDLARVVHEGFYVATNGRPGPVVIDIPKDVQINTGVYAGPDQGRHKSYRPKVKGDLEAIRKAVDLIAKAERPIFYTGGGVINSGPKASMLLTQFARQTGYPVTSTLMGLGAYPSADPQFLGMLGMHGAYEANMAMHDCDVMICVGARFDDRVTGRLDAFSPHSKKIHIDIDPSSINKNVAVDVPIIGDVAHVLEDMMRVWKAGARQADRKRLAPWWADIERWRGRNGFAYAETADIIKPQRAIQALYEKTKDRDPIISTEVGQHQMWAAQFFGFQQPNRWLTSGGLGTMGYGLPAAMGAQVAHPGRLCIDIAGEASILMNIQEMSTLAQYRLPVKIFILNNQWMGMVRQWQELLHGKRYSESYVDSLPDFVKLADAFGAVGLIAEKPDDLDGVIDEMLAVDRPVIADIRVDREENCFPMVPSGAAHNEMILGNEANSEDSPKVTDKGFALV from the coding sequence ATGTCGACCAAGACGATGACCGGCGCTGAAATACTGATCAAGGCACTCGTCGATCAGGGCGTGGACACGGTATTCGGATATCCGGGCGGCGCGGTACTACCCATCTATGATGCGCTGTTCCAGCAGAACTCCATCCGCCACATCCTGGTCCGTCAGGAGGGCGGTGCAGTGCATGCGGCCGAGGGCTATGCGCGCTCCACCGGCAAGCCGGGCGTCGTGCTGGTCACGTCCGGCCCCGGGGCGACCAACGCCGTCACCGGCCTGACCGACGCGCTGATGGACTCCATTCCCGTCGTCTGTCTGACCGGTCAGGTGGCGACGCACATGATCGGCAACGACGCCTTCCAGGAGTGCGACACCACCGGCATCACCCGGCCCTGCACCAAGCACAACTACCTGGTGAAATCGACGGACGACCTGGCGCGCGTGGTTCACGAGGGCTTCTATGTCGCCACCAACGGCCGGCCCGGCCCGGTGGTCATCGACATTCCGAAGGACGTGCAGATCAACACCGGCGTCTATGCCGGGCCCGACCAGGGCCGGCACAAGTCCTACCGTCCGAAGGTCAAGGGCGACCTGGAGGCGATCCGCAAGGCGGTCGACCTGATCGCGAAAGCGGAGCGGCCGATCTTCTACACCGGCGGCGGGGTCATCAATTCGGGGCCGAAGGCGTCGATGCTGCTGACCCAGTTCGCGCGCCAGACCGGTTATCCCGTGACCTCCACGCTGATGGGGCTCGGCGCCTATCCGTCCGCGGATCCGCAGTTCCTGGGCATGCTGGGCATGCACGGGGCCTACGAAGCCAACATGGCGATGCACGACTGCGACGTCATGATCTGTGTCGGCGCGCGCTTCGACGACCGGGTGACGGGCCGCCTCGACGCCTTCTCGCCGCATTCGAAGAAGATCCACATCGACATCGACCCCTCCTCGATCAACAAGAACGTGGCGGTCGACGTGCCGATCATCGGCGACGTGGCCCATGTGCTGGAGGACATGATGCGGGTCTGGAAGGCCGGGGCGCGTCAGGCCGACAGGAAGCGGCTGGCGCCCTGGTGGGCGGACATCGAACGCTGGCGCGGCCGCAACGGCTTCGCCTATGCGGAGACGGCGGACATCATCAAGCCGCAGCGGGCGATCCAGGCGCTCTACGAGAAGACCAAGGACCGCGATCCGATCATCTCCACCGAGGTCGGCCAGCACCAGATGTGGGCGGCGCAGTTCTTTGGTTTCCAGCAGCCCAACCGCTGGCTCACCTCGGGCGGGCTGGGGACCATGGGCTATGGTCTGCCCGCCGCCATGGGCGCGCAGGTGGCCCATCCCGGCCGGCTCTGCATCGACATCGCCGGCGAGGCCTCGATCCTGATGAACATTCAGGAAATGTCGACGCTGGCCCAGTACCGGCTGCCGGTGAAGATCTTCATCCTCAACAACCAGTGGATGGGGATGGTCCGCCAGTGGCAGGAACTGCTGCACGGCAAGCGCTATTCCGAGAGCTATGTCGACAGCCTGCCGGACTTCGTGAAGCTGGCCGACGCCTTCGGCGCCGTCGGGCTGATCGCCGAAAAGCCGGACGATCTGGACGGCGTCATCGACGAAATGCTGGCCGTGGACCGGCCGGTGATCGCCGACATTCGCGTGGACCGGGAGGAGAACTGCTTCCCGATGGTGCCTTCGGGCGCCGCCCACAACGAGATGATCCTGGGCAACGAGGCCAATTCGGAGGATTCGCCGAAGGTGACGGACAAGGGCTTCGCCCTGGTCTGA
- the ilvN gene encoding acetolactate synthase small subunit: MHDTVETHTIAVLVDNEAGVLARVIGLFSGRGYNIESLTVSEVDRENNLSRINVVTSGTPMVIEQIKAQLDRLVPVHRVADLTVDGEHIERELALLKVRCSGEKRVESLRIADIFKAKAVDATDRSFVFEITGSTKKIDAFADLMRPLGLIDISRTGIAAISRGPDEL; the protein is encoded by the coding sequence ATGCACGATACAGTCGAAACCCACACCATCGCCGTCCTGGTCGACAACGAGGCCGGCGTCCTGGCGCGCGTGATCGGTCTCTTTTCCGGCCGTGGCTACAACATCGAGAGCCTGACCGTCTCCGAGGTCGACCGGGAGAACAATCTCTCCCGCATCAACGTCGTCACCTCGGGCACGCCCATGGTGATCGAGCAGATCAAGGCGCAGCTCGACCGCCTGGTGCCGGTGCACCGGGTGGCCGACCTGACCGTCGACGGGGAACACATCGAGCGCGAGCTGGCGCTTCTGAAGGTGCGCTGCTCGGGCGAGAAGCGCGTCGAGTCGCTGCGCATCGCCGATATCTTCAAGGCCAAGGCGGTGGACGCCACCGACCGCAGCTTCGTGTTCGAGATCACCGGTTCGACGAAGAAGATCGACGCCTTCGCCGACCTGATGCGGCCGCTCGGTCTGATCGACATCAGCCGCACCGGCATCGCCGCCATCAGCCGCGGCCCGGACGAACTTTGA
- the ilvC gene encoding ketol-acid reductoisomerase, which yields MRVYYDRDADLNLIKSKKVMVVGYGSQGHAHAMNMRDSGVKDVAIGLREGSSTRKKAEEAGFRVMTAAEGAAWADVVMVATPDELQGELYRDELEPNLKEGSAMIFAHGLNIHFNLIEPRKDLDVFMIAPKGPGHTVRSEYQRGGGVPCLVAVHQDASGNALDVGLSYACAIGGGRAGIIETTFREECETDLFGEQVVLCGGLVELIRGGFETLVEAGYAPEMAYFECLHEVKLIVDLIYEGGIANMNYSISNTAEYGEYVTGPRIVTDETRAEMRRVLDDIQSGKFTREWMLENKVNQTSFKATRARNAQHPIEDVGEKLRAMMPWISEKALVDKSKN from the coding sequence ATGCGCGTTTACTACGACCGCGATGCGGATCTGAACCTGATCAAGTCGAAGAAGGTCATGGTCGTCGGCTATGGCAGCCAGGGCCACGCCCATGCAATGAACATGCGCGACAGCGGCGTCAAGGACGTGGCGATCGGCCTGCGCGAGGGCTCGTCGACCCGGAAGAAGGCCGAGGAGGCCGGCTTCAGGGTGATGACCGCGGCCGAAGGCGCCGCCTGGGCCGACGTCGTCATGGTGGCGACCCCGGACGAACTGCAGGGCGAACTCTACCGAGACGAACTGGAGCCGAACCTGAAGGAAGGCTCGGCGATGATCTTCGCCCATGGCCTCAACATCCACTTCAACCTGATCGAGCCGCGCAAGGACCTCGACGTCTTCATGATCGCGCCCAAGGGCCCGGGCCACACGGTGCGCTCCGAGTATCAGCGCGGCGGCGGCGTGCCCTGCCTGGTCGCGGTGCATCAGGACGCCTCCGGCAACGCGCTGGACGTGGGCCTGTCCTACGCCTGCGCCATCGGCGGCGGCCGCGCCGGCATCATCGAGACCACCTTCCGCGAGGAATGCGAGACCGACCTGTTCGGCGAGCAGGTGGTGCTCTGCGGCGGCCTGGTCGAGCTGATCCGCGGCGGCTTCGAGACCCTGGTCGAGGCCGGCTACGCGCCGGAAATGGCCTATTTCGAGTGCCTGCACGAGGTGAAGCTGATCGTCGACCTGATCTACGAGGGCGGCATCGCCAACATGAACTACTCGATCTCCAACACCGCGGAGTATGGCGAGTACGTCACCGGCCCGCGCATCGTCACCGACGAGACCAGGGCCGAGATGCGCCGCGTGCTGGACGATATCCAGTCGGGCAAGTTCACCCGCGAATGGATGCTGGAGAACAAGGTCAACCAGACCAGCTTCAAGGCGACCCGCGCCAGGAACGCCCAGCACCCGATCGAAGATGTGGGCGAGAAGCTCCGCGCCATGATGCCGTGGATTTCCGAGAAGGCGCTGGTCGACAAGTCGAAGAACTAG
- a CDS encoding DUF805 domain-containing protein, which produces MEGIWIWAPVVALIGVAVVAVATERSGQRMPRAAFFGLTVAAWIVGGLLERLAEYAAAHWAPNIGLTVTIVSLLLMAVVGWFYFRIAARRSRDAIGSRALAFAMAVPVIGLLAMLTLFFWPSQAEDPPDPHGVFV; this is translated from the coding sequence ATGGAAGGGATCTGGATCTGGGCGCCGGTCGTGGCGTTGATCGGAGTCGCGGTGGTCGCGGTGGCGACGGAGCGCTCCGGCCAGCGCATGCCGCGGGCCGCGTTCTTCGGGCTGACCGTGGCGGCGTGGATCGTCGGGGGGTTGCTGGAGCGATTGGCCGAGTATGCCGCAGCGCACTGGGCGCCGAATATCGGCCTGACCGTCACCATCGTCTCACTGCTGCTGATGGCGGTGGTGGGCTGGTTCTACTTCCGCATCGCCGCGCGGCGCAGCCGGGACGCGATCGGCAGCCGGGCGCTGGCCTTCGCCATGGCCGTGCCGGTGATCGGGCTGCTGGCGATGCTCACGCTGTTCTTCTGGCCCAGCCAGGCCGAGGATCCGCCTGATCCGCACGGGGTCTTCGTCTGA
- a CDS encoding acyl-CoA dehydrogenase family protein gives MDLTLTPEDRAFRDEVRAFLAENLTEEMREAGRLTCGPFAEFEYGQRWFETLAKRGWSAPAWPKEYGGPGWTAIQRYIFDVESAAASAPAFSIMGTRMVGPVVMKYGTDEQKQKYLPRILSGEDVWCQGYSEPGSGSDLASLKTRAVRDGDDYVINGSKIWTTFAHHANRMFCLVRTSNEGKPQEGISFVLIDDFDAPGITVEPIILMSGDHDVNQVFFEDVRVPVANRVGPENEGWTVAKYLLEFERGGDTYSPGLHAHIAHLKRVAAAERGDDGGRLIDDPGFRRRIADAECDIIALEHVEKQILCDLAAGRQPGPASSMMKVVGSETLQKAAGLTAEAVGYYAWPDQKPARHVGSNAPAVGPDHAMTALPSHLNHRAATIYGGSNEVQRNIMAKLVLGL, from the coding sequence ATGGATCTGACACTGACACCGGAGGACCGGGCCTTCCGCGACGAGGTGCGGGCGTTCCTGGCCGAGAACCTGACCGAGGAGATGCGGGAGGCCGGGCGGCTGACCTGCGGTCCGTTCGCGGAGTTCGAATACGGCCAGCGCTGGTTCGAGACCCTGGCGAAGCGCGGCTGGTCGGCGCCGGCCTGGCCGAAGGAATATGGCGGGCCCGGCTGGACGGCGATCCAGCGCTACATCTTCGACGTCGAATCCGCCGCCGCCAGCGCCCCGGCCTTCTCCATCATGGGCACCCGCATGGTAGGCCCCGTGGTGATGAAATACGGCACCGACGAGCAGAAGCAGAAGTACCTGCCGCGCATCCTCTCCGGCGAGGACGTCTGGTGCCAGGGCTATTCCGAGCCGGGCTCCGGCTCCGACCTCGCCAGCCTGAAGACGCGCGCGGTGCGCGACGGCGACGACTACGTCATCAACGGCTCCAAGATCTGGACCACTTTCGCCCACCACGCCAACCGCATGTTCTGCCTGGTGCGCACCTCGAACGAGGGCAAGCCGCAGGAGGGCATCAGCTTCGTCCTGATCGACGATTTCGACGCGCCGGGGATCACCGTGGAGCCGATCATCCTGATGTCGGGCGACCACGACGTGAACCAGGTCTTCTTCGAGGATGTGCGCGTGCCGGTGGCCAACCGCGTCGGCCCGGAGAACGAGGGCTGGACGGTGGCCAAGTACCTGCTGGAGTTCGAGCGCGGCGGCGACACCTACAGCCCCGGTCTGCACGCCCACATCGCACACCTGAAGCGGGTCGCGGCGGCCGAGCGCGGCGATGACGGCGGCCGGCTGATCGACGATCCGGGCTTCCGCCGGCGCATCGCCGACGCCGAATGCGACATCATCGCGCTGGAGCATGTGGAGAAGCAGATCCTCTGCGATCTGGCCGCCGGCCGCCAGCCCGGTCCCGCCTCCTCGATGATGAAGGTGGTGGGCTCGGAGACGCTGCAGAAGGCCGCGGGGCTGACCGCGGAGGCCGTGGGCTACTACGCCTGGCCGGACCAGAAGCCGGCGCGCCATGTCGGCTCCAACGCGCCGGCCGTGGGCCCGGACCACGCCATGACCGCCCTGCCCTCGCACCTCAATCACCGCGCCGCGACGATCTATGGCGGCTCCAACGAGGTCCAGCGCAACATCATGGCCAAGCTGGTGCTGGGGCTTTAG
- a CDS encoding amidase, with product MLETGLTALAEALAAGRTTSAELTGRALAASAEGEGPTAFMQVYADRARAEAAALDGLRKAGREARPFAGIPISIKDLFDEAGRVTTAGSKALADAAPADLDAPIVDRLRRAGFVITGRTVMTEFAYSGLGLNPHYGTPAAPWDRATGRIPGGSTSGGAVSVADRMAAATIGTDTGGSCRIPAAFCGITGFKPTMARIPRAGATPLSHSLDSVGPLGNSVGCCAILDDIMAGGPGAGAMARPADGLRLAAMTNYVTVDMDGTVAAGYEAALKRLRDAGAAVVETAFPEIDALPALNAAGGFAAADAWAWHRTLIADKGGLYDPRVISRIERGAMISAADYIDLMHARSAMQAASAQSMGGFDAVLMPTVPIVPPPFSAFEDDESYARLNLLCLRNPSVANFLDRPSISLPCHEPGEAPVGLMLMGHNGLDRELFDIAAGVEAALRPS from the coding sequence ATGCTCGAGACAGGATTGACCGCGCTGGCCGAAGCGCTGGCGGCGGGGCGGACGACGAGCGCGGAACTGACCGGCCGGGCGCTGGCGGCGAGCGCCGAGGGCGAGGGGCCGACGGCCTTCATGCAGGTATATGCCGACCGCGCCAGGGCCGAGGCGGCGGCCCTCGACGGGCTGCGCAAGGCGGGGCGGGAGGCCAGGCCCTTCGCCGGCATTCCGATCTCGATCAAGGACCTGTTCGACGAGGCCGGCCGCGTCACCACCGCCGGATCGAAGGCGCTGGCCGACGCGGCGCCTGCGGACCTGGATGCGCCCATCGTCGACCGGCTGCGGCGTGCGGGTTTCGTGATCACCGGCCGCACGGTGATGACCGAGTTCGCCTATTCGGGCCTCGGGCTCAACCCGCATTACGGCACGCCCGCCGCGCCCTGGGACCGGGCGACGGGCCGCATTCCCGGCGGCTCCACCTCGGGCGGGGCGGTGAGCGTCGCCGACCGCATGGCCGCGGCCACCATCGGCACCGACACCGGCGGCTCCTGCCGCATCCCCGCGGCGTTCTGCGGCATCACCGGTTTCAAGCCGACCATGGCGCGGATTCCGCGCGCCGGCGCGACGCCGCTCTCGCATTCGCTGGATTCCGTCGGCCCGCTGGGCAACTCGGTCGGCTGCTGCGCCATCCTGGACGACATCATGGCCGGCGGTCCCGGCGCCGGGGCGATGGCGCGGCCGGCGGACGGGCTCAGGCTGGCGGCCATGACCAACTATGTCACCGTCGACATGGACGGTACCGTCGCCGCCGGCTACGAGGCCGCGCTGAAGCGGCTCCGCGACGCCGGCGCGGCGGTGGTGGAGACGGCCTTCCCCGAGATCGACGCCCTGCCCGCGCTCAACGCCGCCGGCGGTTTCGCCGCCGCCGACGCCTGGGCCTGGCACCGGACGCTGATCGCCGACAAGGGCGGGCTCTACGACCCGCGCGTCATCTCCCGGATCGAGCGGGGCGCGATGATCTCGGCGGCCGACTATATCGACCTGATGCACGCGCGCAGCGCCATGCAGGCGGCCAGCGCCCAGTCCATGGGCGGCTTCGACGCCGTGCTGATGCCGACGGTGCCCATCGTCCCGCCGCCCTTCTCCGCATTCGAGGACGACGAGAGTTATGCCCGGCTCAACCTGCTCTGCCTGCGCAACCCGTCGGTCGCCAACTTCCTCGACCGCCCGTCGATCAGCCTGCCCTGCCACGAACCTGGCGAAGCCCCGGTCGGGCTCATGCTGATGGGCCACAACGGTCTGGACCGGGAGCTGTTCGACATCGCCGCCGGGGTAGAGGCGGCGCTGAGGCCGAGCTGA